The following coding sequences are from one Eucalyptus grandis isolate ANBG69807.140 chromosome 11, ASM1654582v1, whole genome shotgun sequence window:
- the LOC104430831 gene encoding stress-response A/B barrel domain-containing protein HS1-like: MEEVSRPKEKTMEEVKGFVRRVLLFKFKAKTAPDHVKKLIKDYSNLVNLVESLKTWHMGKDANIENLHEGFTHVFELTFEDAEGIAAYMVHPAHLKFHERISPHLEKIVVIDYKPTSFHT, encoded by the exons ATGGAGGAAGT GTcccgaccaaaagaaaaaacaatggaGGAAGTGAAGGGATTCGTGAGGCGTGTGTTGCTATTCAAGTTCAAAGCCAAAACCGCACCTGACCACGTCAAGAAACTCATCAAGGATTACTCCAATCTCGTCAACCTCGTCGAATCCTTGAAAACTTGGCACAT GGGAAAGGATGCGAACATCGAGAACTTGCATGAAGGCTTCACGCATGTTTTTGAGCTAACGTTTGAGGACGCCGAGGGAATAGCAGCATACATGGTTCATCCTGCTCACCTCAAATTCCATGAGCGGATCTCACCCCATCTAGAGAAGATAGTCGTGATCGACTACAAGCCGACTTCTTTCCATACCTGA